One stretch of Acidobacteriota bacterium DNA includes these proteins:
- the lipA gene encoding lipoyl synthase: protein MGQQFNRATEDGPPRGRKPDWLKVRAIGGPRFGQVSALLKEYGLNTVCQAANCPNRGECFGRGTATFLILGPICTRNCRFCDVPGGTPVKPDATEPARVALAARRLGLRHVVVTSVTRDDLPDGGAGQFAGCIEELRRRLPQCTVEVLTPDFKGVPRGLDIVMSARPDVFNHNVETVERLYPEVRPAADYRRSLQLLQRARREFGAVTKSGLMVGLGETRDELTSAFVDLAEHSVTILTIGQYLSPSSDHLPVVRYVPPEEFELLGRLARDAGIPNVQSGPLVRSSYRADRFSPDS from the coding sequence GTGGGACAGCAGTTCAACAGAGCGACCGAAGACGGCCCGCCGAGAGGGCGTAAGCCGGATTGGCTGAAGGTGCGCGCGATCGGAGGACCGCGGTTCGGTCAGGTCAGCGCCCTGTTGAAGGAGTATGGCCTGAACACCGTCTGCCAGGCGGCCAACTGCCCGAACCGTGGCGAATGTTTCGGTCGCGGCACGGCCACGTTCCTGATTCTCGGTCCGATCTGCACCCGCAACTGCCGATTCTGTGATGTCCCCGGCGGCACGCCGGTTAAGCCGGATGCAACCGAACCGGCCCGGGTGGCCCTGGCGGCCCGGCGCCTCGGCCTGCGCCACGTCGTCGTGACCTCGGTGACCCGGGACGATCTTCCGGACGGCGGGGCAGGACAGTTTGCCGGGTGCATCGAGGAACTTCGGCGGCGGCTGCCGCAATGCACGGTAGAGGTTCTCACCCCGGACTTCAAAGGAGTACCCCGGGGGCTGGACATCGTTATGAGCGCGCGTCCGGATGTTTTCAACCACAACGTTGAGACCGTCGAGCGTTTGTATCCTGAAGTCAGGCCGGCGGCGGATTACCGTCGCTCGTTGCAACTGCTGCAGCGGGCCAGGCGCGAGTTCGGGGCGGTAACAAAATCAGGACTGATGGTGGGCCTTGGGGAAACACGCGATGAGTTGACCAGTGCCTTCGTCGACCTGGCCGAACACTCAGTCACCATTCTGACCATCGGACAATACCTGTCTCCATCTTCGGACCACCTCCCGGTCGTCCGGTACGTTCCTCCCGAGGAGTTCGAGCTTCTGGGTCGCCTGGCCCGGGACGCCGGGATACCGAACGTCCAGTCGGGACCACTCGTCCGTTCGTCTTACCGGGCGGACCGGTTCTCTCCTGATTCATAG